The genomic stretch TATCTGTTCCtcgaatacacacacacattacactctctctctctctctctctctctctctctctcacacacacacattacactctctctttctctctctctctcacacacacacatattacactctctctctcacactcacacacacacacacacactctctctctgtctctctctctcacactctcacacacacacacacacactctctctctctgtctctctctctcacactctcacacacacacacacacactctctctctgtctctctctcacactctcacacacacacacacacactctctctctctgtctctctctctcacactctcacacacacacacacacactctctctctctgtctctctctctcacactctcacatacacacacacacactctctctctgtctctctctctcacactctcacacacacacacacacacacactctctctctctgtctctctctctcacactctctcacacacacagacactctctctctctgtctctctctctcacactctcacacacacacacacactctctctctctgtctctctctctcacactctcacatattACACAGTTGTTGGTCTCCAGTGACTTCAATGGTATTTCTGTCCACTGTCTGTCAAAGCAGTTGTTTGGTTAAccacattctttaaaaatatcttattttttgttcagaataaattaatacaggtttgggacaacatgagagcgagtaaataatgacagtattttcGGCTGAGCTATAATTACAAGCGACAGCATGTTTAGTACTATTactctgctgtcactttaagagctgcacacgtctgtttactttcactttagacataacCAGCTCTGTttatatgtaaaccttgtgtgtttttgacagtattagtgCAATCAGATGTGAAAGATAACTCTCAGGTGCTGTTTGACAGGCTTTTTAGTGTCAGAACAGCACgcaaatgaaatgtttaaccGACAAaactttaaagcacatgcaaataatgtacttttgtgattgTGAAGTCGGTACTTTTGACAACCCTATCGTCTTTGATGAAGGTTGTAATCGGAATTTGTTAATTTTGTCTGCTTTAGTGTCTCTCAGGTGCTGTTTTGTCTGAGCGGCTCATGAGCGTGTTTGAAGTTCTGGAGATGGACGGAAGAGACTCTGCTTTTCTTGCCACGAGGAGCAGATTACCCAGAGACCCCAGTGTGGTGGGCGGAGTCTGTACGGGGAATGAAGACTCCTCCCCCTGCAGTAGCCAGGGGGAGGGGCCAGATGCCAAGCAGCTGGAGGACGTGCTGTGTGAGCTGGGAGCGGGGGCGGAGCTTAACCTGGAGCTGGACTTGAGGGTGGAGCCTGAGGACAGCATGCATCTGCAGGGGGAGGGGCTTAGCTGGGAGACGAACGAGCCAGAGGCCAGTCCTGAACTGACAGCAGCCTCCACAGGTGACTGGACGATAAAGATGATGCGCTCCACtcacttttatacatttttgtacattttcgtGAAGTTGCACCTGTTTAGAAGACATCTGAAGTGTTTGCTTCTCGTACAGATCTCTCCAAAGCGTCGTCTCTGTCGGAGCAGCTCCTGCAGGGCCGTGAGGAGGGGGCGGGGCTAAACATGGAGTGTCGTATCTGTGGCGACAGAGCTTCAGGATTCCACTACGGCGTTCATGCCTGTGAGGGATGCAAGGTCAGAGGTCATGCtcaaaaaaaacacaagcagaatGCATGGTTCTAAATGGTTCAGGAAATAATTATTGagtaaaatgaatatgaataaacatttatgtgTCTCGATTTATCTCAGGGATTTTTCCGGAGGACTGTACGTCTGAAGCTGGAATATGATAAATGCAACCGCAGctgtaaaatacaaaagaaaagtcGGAATAAATGTCAGTTCTGTCGATTTCAGAAGTGTCTGTTGCTTGGGATGTCCCATGACGGTGAGCGAAAGGACAATACACGATAAAACAAACTAGACTTTCTAGTGTGTTAAATGTGGTTCTGTGTTTGTAGCGATCCGATACGGGCGGATGCCAGAGGCGGAGAAGCGTAAGCTCGTGGCGGGTCTGTTAGTTGGGGAAAAGAGCTCTCAGAACGGGTCAGATCTAAAATCACTCGCCAAACGGGTCAACAACGCCTACCAGAAGAATCTGAACATGACCAAGAAGAAAGCTCGCAACATCCTGACGGGGAAGACCAACGCAAGCCCGGTAACCTGCTCGAGAGATGTCAGTAGTAACTAACTGCAATTAAACATACTTGCGAAAACGCAACGTTCTTTCTCTGTGTGTCCTTCAGCCGTTCGTCATTCATGACATGGACTCGCTGTGGCAGGCGGAGAACGGGCTGGTCTGGAATCAGGTGATTAACGGAGCTCCGCCCAATAAGGAGATCGGCGTGCACGTGTTTTACCGCTGTCAGTGCACGACCGTGGAAACCGTACGAGAACTCACAGAGTTCTCCAAAAGCATACCGGGATTCATCGACCTTTTCTTGAATGACCAGGTAATGAAATCGGTGATGGttccatgaaaatgtaaataactgtAATAAGACAAAATTAAGCACAGTTAATGCAAATATTTACAGAATTCGTAAATCTATTATTGCGCAAATTGTTGCATTCAGTTAAATTGAAAAAGCAGAACTACgttttgtgcatttatgaagtCAAGTACAAAATGTAGCATTCAACtttatattttatgcaaataGAATGCATTGAAATTGTATGTAAAAGTGATTCAAGACAAATTATCGCATTTAATGCaatttgtcaaatacatgcagaaTCCAAAATGCATGCTGTATCTTACATAGTAGATagattgtaaaatgtttattgtgATTTTGCAAGAATTTCCCAAAaacacaagcatttttttttgtaaagttcatAAAACCATTTATAATTAAAGTGTTGCATTTAATGCAATGCATGAAAAACTAGTAGATGTgtatgtatattaaattattctCTTAAGTAATTAAGTCCAGTTACTGCATTTATTGCAATTCACAAAATAACGCAATTctctgtaaattaataataaaatgttgcatGCACAAGATGTTGCATTGATTGTGATACATTTCTgtgtaaaatgtacattaaaaagtACTTGAGTAAATTGTTGGATTTAATGTTGTTTGTCCAAGCAAaacgtatatttatttttctaaatagtTTGGAAAACCTTCTTGAATAAATTGTCGCATTCAGCTTTATGGAATGTAAAACCACCCAATTTCCGAAAGACTTGGCGTAACTAGCTCCCCTCCGCTCCTGCAGGTGACGCTGCTGAAATACGGGGTCCACGAGGCCATCTTCGCCATGCTGCCATCGCTCATGAATAAAGATGGGCTGCTGGTGGCAAACGGGCGAGGTTTTGTGACGAGAGAGTTCCTGCGCAGTCTCCGCAAACCCTTCAACGAGATCATGGAGCCCAAGTTTGAGTTTGCGGTGAAGTTCAATGCTCTCGAGCTGGACGACAGCGACCTGGCTCTGTTTGTAGCCGCCATTATCCTGTGTGGAGGTGATAAGCCACTAGATGAAACTGTGTTAAGAGTTTATgtacataataaaatgtttacttgCCTCTAGATCGTCCAGGTCTCATGAACGTCCACCAGGTGGAGGAGATCCAGGACAACATCCTCCAGGCCCTGAATCATCACCTGCAGCTCAATCATCCCGACGCCAGCTTCATCTTCCCCAAACTGCTGCAGAAGCTGGCAGACCTGCGCCAGCTGGTGACGGAGAACGCCCTGCTGGTGCAGAAGATCAAGAAGACGGAGTCCGAGACGTCGCTGCACCCGCTGCTGCAGGAGATCTACAGGGACATGTACTGAGCCAAAACCATTCCAGGAGGATCACTGTGACCTCCAGCTCTCGGCCAATCAGCGCAAACTGAACTCTAATCCTGACCGGGTCACCTGTGGCGGGGCGATGCGTTTGTGCGGATCAAAGAGAAGTCAGCGAAACAGAATATTGTGCTGTTAGCTGTTTAAACAGAACGGctacaatatctttttttttgttgctgtaaaCTATGTCAAATTGCAGCAGTGCATTCCTATTCATGATGGGGGAGCGATACAGTGGTTTTTAAGGCTACGTTTACACCACAACGATGTagacaaaaacagtttttaaaaagtataCACGTCAACATATTCAAATCAATTAGCATTTACACATTCACGAAAACGCTGTATTACGTATGGCAGGCCATTAATTGGCACTGTCACTGTGTAAGTAAACGAGGGAAGTGATGATTATATGATGCCTCtccgctgttggttgtaatattggtgaagtaaatccacactttgctgaagaagcgttagcaaactcttgagcagcaacaacagtaccaaactccaccattgttgtgtatgtttgttcgcgcTTGTATTTAAAATTGACACGTACTGAAAATTATGTTTTCGATCTGCGTTTTCAGTCTCTAAAACGCTGTTGTCGTGTAAACAAAcaggcaaaatgcataaaaagtttcTCGATTTTGGCTGAAAACGTTGTGTAAACGGTCCCTAACTCAGTAAGGCACCTGCGAAATACGCGACAAAAGCTATTTCGCCATCTGAAGTTAAATACCAAAGGTTGCTGCTATAAGTCATTTATTAGCCATTTGGTTACCTCCATTTTAATTTGCTTGGGTCGTTCACAAACTAGCCTTTTGTTATGCTGCTGAAAAAGCCAAAAACACACTACGCAAGTACACTAACGTCCCATTTAAACGTATGTTTTTGTGTTCATGTGAAGATAACAAACCTCAGCCCTGAAGGGTGTGTTAGAGTGTCTTTCGAAGGACTGTAGGGTTATTAAACAAGATGTGTTGTTTTTCTACTAGCTACATACAGTATAAACACGTTTAACTAAATTGACTAATCTGCTCACTGAGATTCTCTTCAAACTCTTGCTCTTGACAGCAGTTGAGCTGACTGTAATGCTAATGCTCCCTATAGCGCCCCTTGTGGCAGCATTGAGAATGCAACAAAGTATTGGATTATTTAGTTGTGGATCGAATCGTTATGAAAcgcattatatattaaaatgacgCTTAAACCAAatgacacttaaaaaaataatgcttaaaCCAGCCTATGATGGTTTGCTGGTCTTACCTGGTCTCCCAGCCTCACCTGCCCAAAACCTAGGTAGTTAGGAGGCTAAGACCAGTTTAGGTTGGTCTTCCCTAATCGCGAATAACTGATGCAACTTCATTACAACCTGCAAACCTCAAGCTTTCCATCTTTGATTGTTCTTCTTTATATTTGCGTTTTTGAGAAATTATACTGTAATCAAATTTATATATAGTTCAGATCAGTGATTAAACATCTGACTCCAgagtttatattaatataatttaataacgcCTGATGAGGTAGTTTGATGAATCCGAGGCTGCGACGTCACCAAATGAGCATATCATTGTGTAAAGCTGTTCCTGTGTCGACCTTTGACCTTTTCCCATTGTAGAACTCAGTCTGATGTTGtttcccgtgtgtgtgtgtgtgtgtgtgtgtgtgtgtgtgtgtgtgtcatggctGTGCTGCTAACTGGTTCCTGACATGCTGTGAATCTGTGTGTGAAGGGAGATGAGCGCGGGTGAAATGTGTCCATGTGTTTCTGTCACAGTAATATGAATGATGTGAACACGTTCCTCCATCTGAACTGAAGGACCGTTGATGCTTTCTGAAGAACATCTGAATAAAACTACAGGGTAAAACATCACTAATGCTTCTGGATTGTTTCATAAACATGTTTGTGCAATGAAAACCAAACCAACATCTTTTATTTTTACACTGGGATTTTAGGGCTCACTGGATTCTTTTTAGGTAAGTGGTTGTTTTAGAGTGTGTGAGGGTGTTTTAGGGTGTCTTCTGGGTGTTttagagtgtgtgtgggtgttttagggtgtcttctgggtgttttagagtgtgtgtgggtgttttagggtgtcttctgggtgttttagagtgtgtgtgggtgttttagGGTGTCTTCTGGGTGTTTTAAAGGGGGTTCTTAGTTTGTTGAGGGTTTGTGGGTGTTTTGGGGTGTCACCCGGGTGTGTAAGAGGTGCAGTCGGGTGTTATTGAGAGTCGGGTGTTTTGTTTTTGACATCAGTAGTTGTTTTAGAGCAGTGGTGACCAACGTTTTGAATCACAAGATCCCTGACCTGGGCCTCGGAAGTTGAAGAAATATGCTAGAACTAATTACAGTATATACTGATAAATTCAACATTCCCTCCAGTGGATTGAGATGATTTCCTTTGGTTCAGATCTGGGTGTATTTAAGGGTCCTTAAGGGTTTAGGGGGTAATCTGGGTGTTTTATGAGTTTCTGGAGGTTTTTCTAGGGTCATTGAGTGTTTTAGGGGATAATCAGGGTTATTTTGGGGGTTCTATAATTATTCTGGACTAATCTGGGTGTTTATGGGTTCATAAACATTTTTGAGGGTCACTGGGTGTTTTAGGGGATCGTTAGGGGGTCTTTGAGAGTCATTAAGTATTTAGTGAGTAATCTGGGTGTTTTTGGAGTTTCTGGATGTTTTTTGAGGATCACTGTGTGTATTAGAGGGTCATTGGGGTGTTTTTTTAGGGTCATTAAGTGTTTAGGGATTAGTCTGGGTGTTTATGGATTTCTGGACATTTTTGAGGAACATTGGGGTTGTTTTGGGGGTTCTATGATTATTAGGGTAATCTGGGTGtttatgttgtttttacattttgagggTCACTGGGTGCTTTATGGGATCATTGTAGCATTTTTGAGGGTTAATAAGTATTTAGGGAGTAATATGGGTGTTTATATGTTTCTGGACATTTTTGAGGGTCACTGGGTGTTTTAGGGCATCATTGGGGTGTTTTTGAGTGTTAATAAGTATTTAAGGAGCTATCCGGGTGTTTTTGGAGTTTCTGGATGTTTTTGAGGATCACTGGGTGTTTTAGGGCAtcattggagtgtttttgagggTTAATAAGTATTTAATGAGTTATCCGGGTGTTTTTGGAGTTTCTGGACGTTTTTGAGGATCATTGGGGTGTTTTCTGGGTCCTATAATTATTAGGGAGTAATCTGGGtgtttattggtttgttttaatttttgagGGTCACTGGCTGTTTTTTAGTGGATCACTGCTGTGTTTTTGAGGGCCATTAAGTATTTAGGCTGAAATCTAGGTGTTTATGGGTTTCTGGATATTTTTGAGGATCACTGAGTGTTTAAGGGGAACATTGTAGAGTCTCTTAGGGTCATTAAGTATTTAGGGAGtaatatatgtgtttatatgtttCTGGACATTTTGAGGGTCACTGTGTGTTTTACTGGATCATTGGGGTGTTTTTGAGGGTCAATAAGTATTTAGGGAGTAATCTGAGTGTTTATGGGTTTCTGGACATTTATGAGGGTCAATGGGTGTAATAGGGGATCATTGGGGTGTTTTTGAGGCTCATTAATATTTAGGTAGTAATCTGTGTGTTTTGGAGTTTCTGGATGTTTTTTGAGGATCACTGGGTGTTTAAGCGGGTCATTGGGGTGTTTTTGAGGTTTAATAAGTATTTAGGGAGTAATCTGGGTGTTGGGGATTTTCTGGATGTTTTTTGAGGATCACTGGGTGTTTAAGCGGGTCATTGGGGTGTTTTTGAGGTTTAATAAGTATTTAGGGAGTAATCTGGGTGTTTGGGATTTTCTGGATGTTTTTGATGTTCACTGGGTGTTTTAGGGGAACATTAGGTTGTTTTTGAGGGTCATTAAGTATTAGGAGAGTAATTCTGGGTGTTTATGGGTCCCTACACATTTCCGGGGGTCACAGGGTGTTTTAGGGCATCATTGAGGTGTATGTAGCTTTCCTCACTCTGGTGTTTTATGGTGTTTAACAGATCAGTGGGATGTCTTTGAGGCTCTCCGTGTGTTTGGAGAGTCAGTCGTGTTGTATCGCAGGGCGTGAGGGTCAGTGAAAGGTTTTCAAGGGTACGTGCTCTtccttgtgttgtgtttgttagGTTGTTTCCTGTCCATTACGTATATTTCCCCCTCAACAGAAGGTCGTGACCCTGCTATCTGTTTGATTTAggtcataatttataaagcaggAGGAACAGATCAATCACGTGGATCACAGGATAACTCGCCCGTCTGAACCTGATTATGATTGTCACTACACGTGGTTGTTTGTGTTGTATgatctttgtttgttttaaggggtggatgtgtgtgtgtgtgtgtgtgagaatgagcTCCACAGATGTTCAATGAACAATGCGACCCCAGGGCGGCAGAACTCGCCCTCTCTCCATTGTGTGTGAGTCCATGTCCCAGCAAGTGATCAGATTCCAGTCGTGATTCTGTCAGCTTGCTGCACGCTGAGTCCGAGCCCAAAACAAAGCTGCATGAGGGTTTCAAACAGGATTTGGTCACATGAGATGCTGAAATCTGCCTAATACAGATTAGACGGATCAGCTCTCAAATCACGGGGCCCTGGACGCACATGAGGAGCGCTGAATGACCAAACAGTGTTTCACACAGGTCAGAGAATGGCCCTGAGAAGACTGTTTATCATTAGGAGGTTGTTAaaagttgttttattaatatttattagtttgGTTGTGCACACAGTTCTGTAGCGTCTTCTTGTGGCCAGGTTTGAAAACACCGTGCATGTACACTACTTTATTAGGATTTCACAAccttgatgatgatgataataataacatatatcaaacaaaattttatttaaaaaagtaaattattttttttaattatttgcaacaaaaaacaatttaatatggTTGTTGAAATATTAGTATAACTCGAAGGCTAGGAAAATAACTGctattttttaagttaatttcatcattatattttatattcatatttttattgaaaacaaaatataaaaaaaatagtcagGAAAATGACTTGaactgtattttaattatattatgttatattaaatattgtattatattaaattaatttaattaaaatataaattgttattattattactactaaataataatagtaataataataataatattaacacagATTTTTATTAAAGGTAATTAAACGtgaaatacattatataaaatgatattaCATAATTAATGTTAGGTTTGTGTTTGTCACGATGACTGTTTAATCAGATGATGAATGACCAGCGGTGCACAATAcacattcatatacacacacttaTCATTAATACTATAATATCATAACATGCATTTGGACACTAACATCATAATAAAATACTAactttaggcaaggcaagtttatttatagcacatttcctacacaatggtaattcacagtgctttacatgaaagaaagtaaaatcatcgtgtttttgagatgatagtatgctgatttagttactgctctGACATgcgtctgtctccagaatcacaccgagatccctgacttgatttttagtttagGCAAAAATACACATCTTTAAGTTTGAGGGTAGCTAAAACTTTACTTAACCAAAAAGACTGTTTCCTGCGTGCATTTCTTTTAGACAGGAAGTAGTTGAGGCAGATTCTCCTGTGAACAGTCTAAACCAAGATGACAGCGTAAAACACTACAGGTAAAACACAAGTAGTACTTTGAGATAATTATTACATACATTATGTAAGTGCATGTGACCAAACTTCATATTTGTCAGTGTGACGCGTCACCCCACTGTGTCGTCACCTTTGTTATTCTCCagtcagaaaatatttgttattaaatattaagttccaccataatgaccaacattaaatttcagcagcgtagtaggccaaactattcagctacagctctaccgttaaaaaatgaggcagttttattcttataagaatatttattgttgtatatatttatttgtaatatttaatttagtgattcacctgcgtaaccactagagagggtctgacactgagaaccactgctttaaacaatcctcatttttaaattcattttcattaattcattaaaattgtaccgacatttgcacttacatgtttcagaaatcactttgaaaataatattagaataaaaacatatataacacacctaatgcatgggattcatatcaggaaaatgtggaaaaatctctaaaagacagacattaacacataacttaccagcaagacagtaggtgagcatctaacttgatcatctgtgataaagcaatgcaaaatacacacacgggtatttatttatcttctgcaggttacatgtcctttatgctacccatttgtaaactctggttatactttactattttcaaaagataataaagatagcgattttcttacctcattttgccagtatgtttgcaggacctcgcagaacacatctgacccttcttgtgttcacagcttttgttctcctttgacatgtcacgactcaaattcgctcaaaataaaaaaaattaacaggcaaatattaaataattcgggaccgactgagtggtcagttataaccagcagcagctgagctctgactcactcacagaaacagacaatcgcaaatcatttgagtcagttcgggagttcatagcggggtcgcgaatcatttgagtcagttcgcgagttcttagcggaatcgcgaatcatttgagtcatttcgcgagttcatagtgggatcgcgaatcatttgagtcatttcgcgagttcgtagcgggatcgcgaatcatttgagtcatttcgcgagttcgtagtgggatcgcgaatcaattgagtcagttcgcgagttcatagcgggatcgcgaatcatttgagtcagttcgcgagttcgtagcgggatcgcgaatcatttgagtcatttcgcgagttcgtagcgggatcgcgaatcatttgagtcatttcgcgagttcgtaccgggatcgcgaatcatttgagtcagtttgtccagtgttgggcagtaacatgttattagtaaaaaattaataaattttgactgaagtgcagcctaacctgcagcagcgacgcattgtaggattggtggatgccatgtatatgtacagtacagaccaaaatttggaaacattactattttttaatgtgtttgaaagtagTTTCTTTTGGTCATCAagcctcatttatttgatcaaaaatacagaaacaattaaatattgtgatgtattattacaatttaaaataattgtttttaaatgtattatactttaaattgtcatttatttctgtgatgcaaagctgaatttttaggatcgttatcacatgatcctttagaatttattctaatatgatgattgattatcaaagcttaatattttttcagaacatgtgatactttttttaggatactttgaataaaaagtacaacaaaaaaaagctgtgtttttaaaatataaatattttgttataacaatatatactactgatcagtaatttgggttcagtaactttttatttttaaataaaatcaatacttttattcagcaaggatgtgttaaattgataaagtgatagtaaagaaaatatattagaattttaacttttttatttggaataaatgcagttctttttaaccttttattcaaatatattagacagcagaactgtttccaacactcataataaatcagaatattagaatgatttctaaatgatcatgtgatcgactgatgttacatgtgacactgaaggctggagtaatgatgctgaaaattcagctttgcgtcacaggaataaattagtttttaaagtatattcaaataaaaaaactattattttaagttataataatatttcacaatattactgttttttttctgtatttttgatcaaataaatgcaggattgatgaacagaagaaacttctttcaaaaacattaaaaatggtaatgtttccaaacttttggtctgtactgtatgtatgtatgtacccagccggcatttcaaccttgattcaacgttgaaacaacatcaggtaccatgcttgaatcaacgttgaattacctctcgattttgcaaattgggtcaaaattgaaatcgcgacgctgtttcaccgtcttacctgcatcacgggtgaattatggtcgttctgcagaccttggattaacgctgaatgaggtgttgattttgaaagttaatcaacgttgatgacacgatgttgtttcaccgtcgtacctggcaccatgtataaatacacacttgtatgttcaattagatcctagtttgcatttagatcaacagtacatgataaagactaacaatcaaatgactggcagcaatggctttacaatcaacttcaataaactatcacgtgctcaaatactttctgtaccgtcctgtagaaacatttacatttaatcatttaacagactttgatattgtgaaatatatttaactgaaaactgaatgcaaaataagtcacacaatattttcactttacagttcagtaacagtggagttggaaacaaagtggacaacactattcattaaacatttattaaatgtattcagatgaaagtttacaattcacaaattattcataagcagtgttttcagagcccccagttacactgttttaatcagaacactaacattacagtgtagtaaaacaagtcaaatcaaatgaagtacatttttattaaacgaagtacaatcaaaacctatcacaaaaggtcaaagcatctctagcagaagtgacagtgcaatgtagcagatgaacaatttcttaccaatgtttcaagaataaactggatcctcgatgactctacaaggggaaagaagaaatggtttactgaaaagttcttaaaaagcaggatttcattttataccatttctttaaaccattggttctcaaactttctataccaagtaccacttcagaaaatatttgttattaaatattaagttccaccataatgaccaacattaaatttcagcagcgtagtaggccaaactattcagctacagctctaccgttaaaaaatgaggcagttttattctaataagaatatttattgttgtatatatttatttgtaatatttatttaatttagtgattcacctgtgtaaccactagagagggtctgacactgagaaccactgctttaaacaatcctcatttttaaattcattttcattaattcattaaaattgtaccgacatttgcacttacatgtttcagaaaacgctttgaaaataatattagaataaaaacatatataacacacctaatgcatgggattcatatcaggaaaatgtgggaaaatctctaaaagacagacattaacgcaTAACTTTCCAGCAAGAcagtaggtgagcatctaacttgatcatctgtgataaagcaatgcaaaatacacacacgggtatttatttatcttctgcaggttacatgtcctttatgctacccatttgtaaactggttatactttactattttcaaaagataataaagatagcgattttcttacctcattttgccagtatgtttgcaggacctcgcagaacacatctgacccttcttgtgttcacagcttttgttctcctttgacatgtcacgactcaaattcgctcaaaataaaaaaaattaacaggcaaatattaaataattcgggaccgactgagtggtcagttataacgagcagcagctgagctccgcctcactcacagaaacacgacaatcgcaaatcatttgagtcggttcgggagttcatagcgggatcgtgaatcatttgagtcagttcgcgagttcgtagcgggatcgcgaatcatttgagtcagttcgcgagttcgtagtgggttcgcgaatc from Carassius gibelio isolate Cgi1373 ecotype wild population from Czech Republic chromosome A22, carGib1.2-hapl.c, whole genome shotgun sequence encodes the following:
- the LOC127943073 gene encoding peroxisome proliferator-activated receptor delta is translated as MRRYDVIPERGCDACDPERSRRRDSPVMKRSPGEHETSPGLSEDYGIKCRDLSFSLCLSGAVLSERLMSVFEVLEMDGRDSAFLATRSRLPRDPSVVGGVCTGNEDSSPCSSQGEGPDAKQLEDVLCELGAGAELNLELDLRVEPEDSMHLQGEGLSWETNEPEASPELTAASTDLSKASSLSEQLLQGREEGAGLNMECRICGDRASGFHYGVHACEGCKGFFRRTVRLKLEYDKCNRSCKIQKKSRNKCQFCRFQKCLLLGMSHDAIRYGRMPEAEKRKLVAGLLVGEKSSQNGSDLKSLAKRVNNAYQKNLNMTKKKARNILTGKTNASPPFVIHDMDSLWQAENGLVWNQVINGAPPNKEIGVHVFYRCQCTTVETVRELTEFSKSIPGFIDLFLNDQVTLLKYGVHEAIFAMLPSLMNKDGLLVANGRGFVTREFLRSLRKPFNEIMEPKFEFAVKFNALELDDSDLALFVAAIILCGDRPGLMNVHQVEEIQDNILQALNHHLQLNHPDASFIFPKLLQKLADLRQLVTENALLVQKIKKTESETSLHPLLQEIYRDMY